In Cicer arietinum cultivar CDC Frontier isolate Library 1 chromosome 7, Cicar.CDCFrontier_v2.0, whole genome shotgun sequence, the genomic window AAATAGTGATATCTTAAAACCCAATCCATTGCAATGCAAAAGCAGCAGCGGATTTGCGTAAAACCCACTTGATTGCTGCACCTTCCTCCTCATGaattctttctctctctctctctctatctcttAACTTCAATCCTAAGTATGATTAATGATTTAGCTCTCTCCTCTCTTTAAATGAACACAATTAGTTTGTGTTACTCCCTCTTCACCCCACAAACAcacacaataataaaaaaaatgaaaacgtttaaatgacacaaacactcaaGGTAATATTTCACGCTATATAGAGACACTCACAACTTCATACTTCACACTATTATTCTTCCTCCATAAAACACACCAACTTAACAAACATTACCATTCTCACACAAATGGGTCGCCATTCCTgttgtttaaaacaaaaattaagaaaaggTTTATGGTCccttgaagaagatgaaaagcTATTCAATCATATTACTAGATTTGGTGTTGGATGCTGGAGTTCTGTTCCTAAACAAGCTGGTAACTAATATGTTTCAtccattttcttcttcttcttcttcttatattGCAGCACATAAACatgtttcatcaaattcattgcAGGACTTCAAAGATGTGGAAAGAGTTGTAGATTGAGATGGATAAACTATTTGAGGCCTGATTTAAAGAGAGGAATGTTTTCACAACATGAAGAGGATCTTATAATTAGTCTTCATGAAGTCCTTGGAAATAGGtaacataatatatatcattcatcaaaattaactaaatttcttttttttgtttacatcatttttttcttctgtgaTTTCTAAGGAAAACAAACCAATTCAGATCAATTACTCGGTTTTTTTTGTTACATCATTTATGTTGTTTCTTTCTTCAGATGGGCTCAAATAGCAGCACAGTTACCGGGGAGAACagataatgaaataaaaaacttCTGGAATTCATGTTTAAAGAAGAAGCTTCTAAAGCAAGGGATTGATCCAACAACACACAAGGCTATTACTGAAACATGTATTAAGGAAGAAAACAAAAGTCCAGAAGCAACAACACCTATTCAAATACCATCAGCTACATCACAAGGTTCAACATTTCTAATAAGTGATTCAAATTACTATGATAATAACAGCATAATAACAGAAGCTTCAAGAGAAATTTTCACTACCAAATCAGCATTGGATCCTTTGTTCTGCTATGATTTCCAATCTGGTTACAATTTACCTCTGAGTCATTATCAGAACCAATTTGGAGTTAATTCAAGCTATGGATTCACATCAATGCCAAGCCTAACGAATTCGGATCACGGTAACTTGTCGGTGACCGAGTTTTCAGACAACAATTCAGCTTCCAAAATAAGTTCATTGTTCATGAATGAACAAGTGAAAGAAAGTTCAAGTAATAATAGTTCAAACATGAGTACTATTTATCCATCTCAGATGAGAAATGTGATGGAAAATAATAATGCAGGATTTTCTTGGGATGGAGATAACAAATTGGATCCTTTGTTTCATTTTCAACAAGTCAATGGCATTAAATCTGAAGAATTTGGAACAAGTTCATGGGAAGAAGGACAACTTCAAACTCATAATTCAATAGATTTCACTAGCTATCCTTTAACATCACTTTCAGAAGATTTAACACAAGCAAATTTTGATGTGTTCCATCATATATGAATTGAACTGTAAATTACTaaattctttctttctttcttttgatttattttgaaCTATTTGTATTGTTCAAAGTAGGAAATATAGAAAGGTGTTGATAGTATAGGAGATTTCTAGCT contains:
- the LOC101506615 gene encoding transcription factor MYB106-like; translation: MGRHSCCLKQKLRKGLWSLEEDEKLFNHITRFGVGCWSSVPKQAGLQRCGKSCRLRWINYLRPDLKRGMFSQHEEDLIISLHEVLGNRWAQIAAQLPGRTDNEIKNFWNSCLKKKLLKQGIDPTTHKAITETCIKEENKSPEATTPIQIPSATSQGSTFLISDSNYYDNNSIITEASREIFTTKSALDPLFCYDFQSGYNLPLSHYQNQFGVNSSYGFTSMPSLTNSDHGNLSVTEFSDNNSASKISSLFMNEQVKESSSNNSSNMSTIYPSQMRNVMENNNAGFSWDGDNKLDPLFHFQQVNGIKSEEFGTSSWEEGQLQTHNSIDFTSYPLTSLSEDLTQANFDVFHHI